The Vigna unguiculata cultivar IT97K-499-35 chromosome 1, ASM411807v1, whole genome shotgun sequence nucleotide sequence GAATGAGTTATTGTATCGTATTTGATgagcaaattttaaaaaaaaatgttacattttgAATTGATAATGTGACTAACTAATTTTAATCTCACTATTAATGCATGATTgtataatcaaatattttatatcacaTAGTACTAAAAGCTACTAGTTATCCAAATTTAACCATAAAAGGAAAATGGTATTACACCTAATTTTCTAAACCGCAAACACGGAGTCTGTGGAATGAGAAATGCGAGGACATGCccttatttttcaattgaagcTCTAGAGAAAATATTTAGGAAGGAGAAAAGCTTAGTGTAAATTCTATTATAGAATTTGTGAACAACAAACTAAATTATTTCAGCAAAGTAAAAAGTTAACTAAATAGATTTTACATCATTTGACAACTAGCGCAgagaataaaacaataaaaactaaaacaggctaatttaaatatatattaattaattaaagtccatagctatatatatatatatatatatatatattaacaaaaacacaaatatgATAGAATGTGTGTCAGtgcatatatgttattttttattttatgtgattttctttattatttgaaaataagataattaaatataatatttattgcaCTAAAACAGTATGATGAATTAAAGTACTTACAAATTAATTGTGTATACAAtgttagcatttttttttttaatttaggttgtgtgtttttgtttttttaacttttccaCATTGGTGTGTTCCCTTCGTAAATTTTGTattgtaattttgaaaaattattaaaaatagaatcgGAGAAGAATTGGTgtacacaaaaataataatacataaaaaaaactattattgaTATTTCAtgtcttcatttttatttttcttttctgaaaaataaatcaGACATGTCTGGAAACAGAAAGTAATGTAGGGATAATGTTTATCTGAGCTGAACTAAATCTCTACGCAGAGAAGTAATCTAGTGACTTCATAGACAGAAGGAGGAAGTTGCAGAGAAAGATCTAAACGAAGTTCTTGCCAACAAAAGTTTGACCAAATTTCCAATTACTGGGAGCAATCCAGCGAGAGGTAGAGTACCTGCGATCACTAGTTCTCACTCTGAAACACAATGCCTCTCCCAATAACATGACATCAGTTTCCCATTTTTGACCCCAATTTCGCTTCAATTTTGTCCAATTCCTGATTTTCTTGTCACCCTTCACCTGCACTTCTGTGACGTCTCCAGCTCCTCCAACATTCCACACTGATACCAGATTAAAATAAGGATTCCCGGTGATTGTGAAACGAATCCCTCCATTCTTCTTGCACGGTACCCTGCAAAAATGTAACACTCCTACGCTTAAATAAATATCACTGGAAAGGTTTTTGTACCATTCTAACTACCACCTTATGCAAATATATGAAAAGCATTTCTACGTAACCTGCGATAACTGATTGGGACTATGCCAGCCTTATACTCTGCAATTTTGAGATATGCGGGTTTGGCCAAATCAAAGTGTTCGCGTGGTGGGTTGCACCATCCTCCATTATCACCTGGCTTATCATAGTTAGGAGGGCAAAGGTTGGTTCCCGTCACAAATATCGAGGATTCCCCTGCCTTACATCCCGCACCATAATTTATGCATTTGATCTCGTAACATGCACCGCATGTCTGTCCATCCTTGAACAGAACTGAACTCAGTGCTGTCGTGTCTAGGCCATACCCATCCCTGACCACATCATCGTACCCACAAGCTCCACCTGCATGCAATGTAATCAACTTTCATTAATTAACAAGATACTAAACAACTTTCTAATGATGCACCTGTGGAGTATTTGGAGAGAGATTCACCCAAATATATAATACCAATAAGACATAAGTCAAACCCacacatataaaatatagatagtATTCTCAATCTAAAATCTTAATACAATTTAGATTAACATTTGATTTCCAACAACATCATACTTTAAATTGAATCGtgtattgttttataatttatgatactttatctatatttattaattaagtatctaatatatatattcgtaataattttatgatgaaaataatttatgtaataaaagtaataaaaataatatatttattatattttttaagaattttcgTACACTTATCGAGCATCTTGACTTATTGGTACATGCATTATATGAATTAGAGTTGTTAAAATGGGTAACTTGGTCCGATCCgactcgacccaccacgggATGATCGTTTAGTGAACCAatccaacccggctcacttattaacaagccaaaaaaatttgaactcagcCCGTCCTACCACGGGTTGGTGAGTTAAACGGGTTAATTCACCAGCtcacttaaaaaaatacaatttcttaatttctttcagtcaaaactaaactaaattataattctaattagaatctaaataaactttaatacaattcaaatacaaaacaaaatgacaaaaatataaattatctgtgttttggttaaaaaaaacaacttagGATGACCCAAATGCAAAGACCAACTTAATGGAAAACACTTGTGTGATCCTTTATTTACACCAATCCGGCTTATCACGAGTTTAATTTGAGTGAGCCGGgtaaaaaatcaacccgtattgaaatttctaaaaaaatttcaactaaaCTGGACCCGAACCCATGGTGAGTCAGGTTGGCTTGCGAGTTCCAACACATCTTGACAGCTCTAATGTAAATGAGTTTTTATATCGACACATTGTATCTTATTTTGGATATGGTTAAAGAATTTTAGAGCGAAGAGCTTTGGATATAAGTAACGAAATGAGGTAAGAAATTGTACCAAATGTTTGGGAGTCTCCTTCATAGAAGGTAGCAAGAGCTTCTTTCCATCCAGTAGGCCTAAAAATGGGACGATGGTGTCTGAGTTGAGCtttgttgttatatttgttGGTGTTGTGGGCAGCAGCATGGACATTAGGAAGTGAGAATGCAACAAGAAACAACAATGTTGAGGTTAGGAGTGCTCCCCAGAGGAAAGCCATGACAAAGCTTGAGATTTGGTTTCAGTTCTCTCCGATGAGATGATTCTTTGATGTTTTCctatattttctcacctgtATCTCTGTGTATATATAGCAAAATGTTTTTGGCACGTGTGACAATTTTAATAGGCTGCCACTTTTCAGGAATATTACAGTATGATGACCTGTTCTCTCGGGCaatcttaaaaaatagaaagaagaatgGTAGATTTAaatcttattaaaattatatatatttaaatttataaaattataaatgataaaagtaTACAACCATAATCATAAGATTATATGAACTACAAGACCGTAAgagaacaaaattataaaattacatatagcATAAACGGACAAGACAACACTACaacagttaaaaataaataaattataagaattcatttgaaaaatataaattttaatttttaataaactataataaGAACTAAGTTAAAGGTTCATAAATTTATGGTGaagttaaaagttaattaagacaaataaaaaacttgttaataattatttgaacaaaaatggTATTACAAACATAcgctttaattaaattttaaactacatataatttttattcacaCACTGCATGGAAGATTGTCCCTGGTTGTTGAGTTAGATTAGAGCTCTTATACTTTGagagttaattaaaatttaatgtatgtTTTAATGCCACgtctttattaaataaaaattcgaCCTTAATTAAGTTCTAGTTTAATATATAGTACTTCGTTTGTGCGTTATTTTTTCAATAAGTATTTCTGCGTATtgtaaataatcattttattttctattatgatAATGTTTGAACTAAGTTGTAAAGAAAAAGCCACTATTATAGAGTCATTAGAGCATTAAGTTGAAATTTCATGTGATATgcgaaaatagaaaaaacagaGACGATAAAAGAGAATTGAATTGtgctttaaaatattatagacTTTTTGTTGTTATCATTTGCTCAATAAAACTCAGATGACGATCATTTTGTATTTGTTAAGAAACCAGTTTAAAAGTTTAAGAGTTTTCATATGAAACTTATCAAACATAGCTTTAATTAAAtgattgatttatttgttttagaaaattttcattttaagttatgtaacatttttcctttatttacacaatatttttatatcggTCGATCttattatacataatatattcgGTTTTTAATATTAACCGATTGAGTTctattaaagatattaatattttttggctTTGTGACCACTTTCAATAACCTTAGTATTGTTTGTAATTGTATTTCTTACTAATTCTTTAGGTATTGTTTGGTTAGTAGTCACTTGTCTAATcctttgaatattattttacatattttttacgCCTGTTTCAGACATAATTGTTGGAGATgtaaatttatgtatgttatattataataataaacgTAAATTTACGTATGTAACAAAACATGATCATGTTGTTATATCTTTTACTGTTTTGCCACACTTTGGAAAAATCATAGAGTTGaattttttctctaataatattttcaaagtttcaataatttttttcatttttaattaaaaataatattttaatttcaccCCATCTTTATCTAGAAGAATATTGATTACTAATTGAAGTTATTTGGTAAATAACAACCCACTTACTTTACTCgataaactaattaatttttatactaaatattttgatggatgtaaaagaaattatttcgaAACataaacaactttaaaaaatcaTCTATTTATACAGACTGTCTTTCCAAATCTGTATATAAGCATTATAAACATTAAACCAATAACTGTGAATGTACTTATATAAATAGTTAACATGTTATGTTTATAAATCTAAAgttcactacaaaaatggaagattattgacaaaattttgtggataaaacttaaattgtaatttatctatagatatttattgttatattttaaattttcaattatcaaaatgagaatattttttaataataaattcatcagtaatattactaaattataaattttaatattgatgaaaatatgtttattatacggatatttctttattaattttttttatgtaaaatggGGGCTACATTCTTTACTTTAAGTTTAGATCTTGTTATAATAAAATCTGtcgataatatttttttcttaatcttgtcaataattttaacatatttgaaTGACATATTTCTATGTAAAATGTatggataatattttttttcttaaatttgtcaataattttaacatgttaaatgatataattttgtGGTATATTATTATAGGAAAAATGTAGTTGTTAGTATGAATAATTGTATCATATTTgatgaacaaattaaaaaaagacaCTAATATAACGAAAGGATATGATTacagttattttttatattgaaatacaGTGAATGGACCACAAACCATAATATATCCAAATGataataaaagaagaatttAAGATTACGATTTTCATCTATAACTATAATACATAAGAGTATAATTCAGAAAAAAGTCATAACTTATAATTTACATTTCCTTTAGTAACCTTTAATAACTGTAGCCTAATCATGAAAAGGCTACAGTTGTACTTTttgaatatttagaaaatacatgtaactttttgaattgaaatgaCAAACTAATTTTAATCTCATTATTTTGTATAATCAAGATTTTATTTCAAGTAATACTAAAAGCTACTAGTTGTACaaatttaacccaaaaaaagGAAATGGTATTACACATAATTTTCTAATCTGCAAACAGGGGTCTATGGAATGAGCAGTGAGAAGACATATAAGGGATGTCAAAGTTATAATTGCGAGTATTTATGGATAAAGTTCGTAACAGctaaaaaatagatattataatTGGATATAAGTAGGTAATGGTTaaggatatttttttatacatgtatAGCATATTAACAAGATGAGTATATAGATATCATAGTATCACTAACTGTAGATACTCGTACTTATAATACTCTActttaatctaaaaaaaagaacatgattaaaatattaatacattgattttgaataaattatattttattaattggttttaaaaaatctttattttccTGTAAATGGTTCAACACagttaaatgagttatttatactttatttaaaatttatgaataatattttatttaagtttataattaaaatatattgttaaatatttagtttttttaaatacccACAAATACGTGtgaatattaaacaaaatatgtgAATACCTATATAACATATATCCACctaaatatgaaaacaatacaTGACGAATATATATATCCCAcgattaaattacaaaataactaATACCCATACCTTATCTTCGGTCGTACccttatttttcatttgaaacGTGAGATAAAAAATTTAGGAAGGAGAAAAGCTTAGGGCAAGTTATATTAAACTATAGTAAGtccacaattatata carries:
- the LOC114162431 gene encoding expansin-A16-like, whose protein sequence is MAFLWGALLTSTLLFLVAFSLPNVHAAAHNTNKYNNKAQLRHHRPIFRPTGWKEALATFYEGDSQTFGGACGYDDVVRDGYGLDTTALSSVLFKDGQTCGACYEIKCINYGAGCKAGESSIFVTGTNLCPPNYDKPGDNGGWCNPPREHFDLAKPAYLKIAEYKAGIVPISYRRVPCKKNGGIRFTITGNPYFNLVSVWNVGGAGDVTEVQVKGDKKIRNWTKLKRNWGQKWETDVMLLGEALCFRVRTSDRRYSTSRWIAPSNWKFGQTFVGKNFV